DNA sequence from the Agrobacterium tumefaciens genome:
CGAAGGAAACTCCAAGAAAATCCAGCACCTTTCCGGCGGGATTGTCAGCGAGATCAAGGTCGCCGAAGGCGACAGGGTCGATGCAGGGCAGATTTTGCTGCGGCTGAGCGACACGATCGTTCAGGCCAATTTATCCATCGTTGAGAACACGCTCGCGCAACTTTATTCACGCCGTGCGCGCCTGCGCGCCGAAATTACCGAAGCCTCATCTTTCACCGTGCCGGAAGATCTGGTGGGATTGACCAATCCGAAAGCCGCCAGGACATTCATCGACAGCGAACAGGGGCTTTTCAACAGCCGCCTCAGCGCGCTGACCGGCATGAAAAAACAGCTGGCAACGCGCAAGGAGCAACTTCTTGATGAGGCGCGAGGCATGGGCGTTCAGGTTGAGGCAACCGAAAACGAGCTTGCCATCGTCAAGGAAGATGTTTCCAAGACGCAGGAACTTTACAGCAAGGGGCTCGTAACGCTTCAGCGGCTCAATCTTTTAAAGCGGCAGCTTTCCAACCTCGAAGGCCAGCAGGGCCAATATATGGCGGCCCGCGCCCAGACGGTGGGCAAGATGAGTGAAATGGACCTGCAGCTGCTTCAGCTTGACGAAGACCGCAAGTCCGAAGTTACCAAGGACCTGACATCGGTCGAGGCAACGGTCGCCGAATATGAAGAACGGCTTACCGCAACCCGCGATCAGCTGGATCGCCTTGATATTCGTTCACCGATCACCGGGCGTGTCTATCAGCTTTCAGTGCACAATATAAACGGCGTCATTCAGCCGGGCGAAGTGCTGATGCTTGTGGTGCCAGAGAAAGACGACCTTGCAATCGAAGCCGACATACTTCCGCGAGACATCGACCAGATTTACGTCGGCCAGCCGGTTACCATCCGGTTCACGGCCTTCAACCAAAGCACGACGCCTGATGTCGTTGCCGAAGTCGCCGTCGTCGCTCCCGATCTGCAGATGGATTCCCGAACCGGCGCATCCTTTTACACTCTGCGAATCAAACCGGATAAAATCGGCATGCAGCATCTTCCGGGCGGGAAACTATACCCCGGAATGCCGGCGGAAGTCTTCATACAGACGAGTGAGAGAAGCGTTCTATCCTATTTCGTGAAACCGTTTCAGGACCGGCTTAATAAAACGTTCATACAGGAATAAGCTTCTTTACACCGAATGCTATCCAAATGAAAACATTCGTAAATATCCAGATAGATGCTCAATATACTTTTAAAAATAGCGTAATTTAGTCTCTTGTTTTATTATTTTTTATGGATTAAATGTCGCATGCATTGCTAAGTTTAAAGTAAATTTCAATTCATTTCAGTCTCAAAAAATTTATGGGAGAGTAACATGGCTCTAACTGTCACCTTCGGTAATGGCGGCGCTTCAACAGTTTCGTCGCTCACAAATCTCGTCGATCAGGAAGCTTACGAGCTCCTCACGGAATCGACGACGCAGACCAAAATCGGCTCCTCCCTCGACACCGGCGTGGTCAATGTCGGTGCGGTTACCGTTCCCGGCAGCGGTACGGGCGGCAAGGTCGATGTCGGATACAACGCCGGCACGAACGGCTTCACCTTCGACGTGTCGTCGGCATGGAATTCGGTCAAGAATGCTCTCGCCAAGTCCGACACTTCTGAAAACCTCTCGTTCAAGGATTTCGTTCAGGTTGACGTTCATCTCGGCGGCACGGGTTCTTCCAGTGTTGAAGTCCTCAATGCCAAGCGCGGCAACATCTCCACCGGTGCGGGCAACGACACGGTCGTGCTTTCTGTCGTTTCGAACGACAAGGGCTGGGTAAACGCCTTCAATATCGATACTGGCGCAGGCAACGACACGATCACCGTCAAGGCTGGCACTGCATTTAACGACGCCTCCGGTTCAGGCATTGTCGGCACCCAGGCTGTGAATGGCGGCGCTGGCGTCACCGACGGCAGCTTCACCTCCGTCAAGATCGATGCCGGCGAAGGCAACGACACGATCGATCTGAGCGGCGTCAAACTTGCCTCCTCGCTGGTAACCGGCGGCAAGGGCATCGATCACATCATCGCCAGCAGCGGCGCCGATACTTTCGTGTTCAATCTCGGCGACATGGCCAAGAGCCTTGCCACCGACACCATCACTGGTTTCAACGCCAGCATGGACAAGCTCAAGCTGGTCGGCACGACTATCTCGAACTGGACGCTGTCGAACTTTGATGACGACACCATCCTCAGCTACAATGTGGATGGCGCGCACAAGGGTGAGAAGATCGTCGTTTCGGGCGTTCACCTTACTGGCAGCGACTGGTTCACTGCATAATTCTCTCAAAGAGAATTTGCGCTAGCAGCCTCATCGCCTAAAAATGATCGTGGTCCGGATTTCTGGACCACGATTTTTTTGTAGGACACAAAGAAGCAATCAAGAAACAGCTCGTAACTGATGTGAAAACACTGCGCTTAATTCAGCGGCTTGAACAAAAATAACTTTTCAAAAGCAATTGATTAATCTGAACCGATATCAAAAAACGAAGAAACTGCGCGAGCGTGACAAAACTGCACTAGCGCAATGCAGCAATCGAAGAGATTATGATCTCCGACTGAATATTAAAACAACAATATCAACGCTCCTCTGAACCATGAATTGCAGATGATTGCAGCTTTCTGGCAAAGATGGTCGATGAAGAACTTGAAGCATCACCTGGAATTCGGCATATGCCCAATGCAGGTGGAAGCAGTTTCTAAATACGATTCTGCTTAAGGGATATAATACCGGTTGAGGTTCCTTTACCGGCGCTGTTTATGACGTGTCTATTTTTAAAATTATACGATGTCCGGACTGTTTTTACTTTTTGGACGAAATTCATTTTGAGGACCAAATGCGTTTATTGAATGTTTCGATTCTGCTTGCCTCCGCAGCGCTGGCGGGCTGCACGGTCACAGCGGCGTCCGGGCCCGATGCGGCGTCAATCGAATCCAACGCTTCGGTCAAATTCGGTTCCAAGGACAAACAGAAAACCGCAGGCGTCGACTACGCGCTGATCGACATAAACAGTTCCGTCCTGAATTATGTCGGCGACACCACGACGACGACCCTGCTCGGCAGCTTCGGCGGTGGCAAGG
Encoded proteins:
- a CDS encoding HlyD family type I secretion periplasmic adaptor subunit, yielding MVEQEKAGVTNASLVKHSLAVMVLAIGLLVGLGGWAAMAKLAGAVVATGRVVVEGNSKKIQHLSGGIVSEIKVAEGDRVDAGQILLRLSDTIVQANLSIVENTLAQLYSRRARLRAEITEASSFTVPEDLVGLTNPKAARTFIDSEQGLFNSRLSALTGMKKQLATRKEQLLDEARGMGVQVEATENELAIVKEDVSKTQELYSKGLVTLQRLNLLKRQLSNLEGQQGQYMAARAQTVGKMSEMDLQLLQLDEDRKSEVTKDLTSVEATVAEYEERLTATRDQLDRLDIRSPITGRVYQLSVHNINGVIQPGEVLMLVVPEKDDLAIEADILPRDIDQIYVGQPVTIRFTAFNQSTTPDVVAEVAVVAPDLQMDSRTGASFYTLRIKPDKIGMQHLPGGKLYPGMPAEVFIQTSERSVLSYFVKPFQDRLNKTFIQE
- a CDS encoding M10 family metallopeptidase C-terminal domain-containing protein — translated: MALTVTFGNGGASTVSSLTNLVDQEAYELLTESTTQTKIGSSLDTGVVNVGAVTVPGSGTGGKVDVGYNAGTNGFTFDVSSAWNSVKNALAKSDTSENLSFKDFVQVDVHLGGTGSSSVEVLNAKRGNISTGAGNDTVVLSVVSNDKGWVNAFNIDTGAGNDTITVKAGTAFNDASGSGIVGTQAVNGGAGVTDGSFTSVKIDAGEGNDTIDLSGVKLASSLVTGGKGIDHIIASSGADTFVFNLGDMAKSLATDTITGFNASMDKLKLVGTTISNWTLSNFDDDTILSYNVDGAHKGEKIVVSGVHLTGSDWFTA